In a single window of the Diabrotica undecimpunctata isolate CICGRU chromosome 11, icDiaUnde3, whole genome shotgun sequence genome:
- the LOC140452905 gene encoding uncharacterized protein, with the protein MGDYEKEQSRLQAIWDKIMSDEDNESEFADVYLSEEYEPESSNEYSSDGYEEPVPKKRVKRNDEKSGEGTSNVVSATIDLESGSHETISIQGTRTVEQQTNIIDVTIQEVIDMDTITEEVCHSEQS; encoded by the exons ATGGGAGATTATGAAAAAGAACAGAGCCGTCTGCAAGCCATTTGGGATAAGATTATGTCTGATGAGGACAATGAAAGTGAATTTGCCGACGTTTATTTGTCGGAAGAATATGAACCTGAATCTTCCAATGAGTATTCTTCTGATGGTTACGAGGAGCCAGTTCCCAAAAAGCGTGTCAAGAGAAATGATGAAAAATCTGGCGAAGGTACTTCTAATGTGGTTTCTGCAACC ATCGATTTGGAATCTGGTTCACATGAAACTATTTCAATCCAAGGAACAAGGACTGTGGaacaacaaacaaatattattgatGTAACTATACAAGAAGTAATTGATATGGACACAATTACTGAAGAAGTGTGTCATAGCGAGCAATCTTAG